Genomic segment of Falco peregrinus isolate bFalPer1 chromosome 5, bFalPer1.pri, whole genome shotgun sequence:
ccggctGCGTCCGCGCCCCCTTGGCGCCGGGCGAGGGGCTGCGAGGGAGCCCGGGGGAGGCGTCGGGCCAGGGCCCCTTTCCCCGCGGGGCTCCGGCTgagggccggggcggggggaccccggggcgggcagcggggccggcggcggcggcccctccCTGTAACGGGacggctgccggcggcggggccgagccGCGTTGGGAAGCGCGGGGATCGGCGGGGCTCCGGCGTGGGCTGGGACAGCGGCTTCCACGAGGGACCCAGGGCGGCTGAGTGCCAGGGGCAGCGCTCCCGGGGCGTTGCGCGGCCGGGCGGCCGTGCCCTCCCGCGGAGCCGCCGGTAGGCGCGGACCCCCGGCGCTGGGCGGCTGGGTGGCCACGCCGCGTCACCCGGGCCGTGCCGGGAGCTGCGCTTGTTGCGGACTCGGCTGCCGGGTGGCCCCGCTGCCCTTGTCCCCGTGCGGAGCGGTGCAGCTCTTCGCTATAGCCGTGGCCGACGCAGCGCGGCACCAGGTTAATTGCATCGCCGGTTTCGTGAGTTTTTTCTGCTCATAAGTGCGGCCGCTCCACGGCCAGCCGAGCGGCGCCGAGCTGCCCGGCACCGGAGGAGCGGTGCTGCAAGGTACGTCACGAATGCGACGGCATCGCGATCCCGCGCATCCTGTGGGGCGGTGCTGCGGCGCCCGCTGCTGCCCCCTGGTACGGAGCCGCCGCTGCCGGCCCCCGAGCGCGGTGCCGACGGGCGCTCGGTGCGCAGAACTGCAGCCCGGCGTTTGCGGCCGGCGCTGGCCCCCGCGGCGCGGCATGCCCGGTGCGcgctgcaggagcagcatggCGGCGCGCCGGGTGCGGGcctgacgtgcggaattagactctataactcgaaagttataaagtaggtatgtttattgagtgcagatgcacgggggatcgctcctccacaagcgtgcatgcccgaagtgacgaaccatctcacatttatacaataaaacaaatgaatattcaattaacacctatacatattcgttacctaaatccccttactctcgcttcgtatgttaattagcttatcagtcctttgcctggaatgtggtggtcttgcaggtttgtaggtgattcatgtccttgtgaccatccgatcttcttcagcaagaagacttagcactccctccctctagataacattggaatgtctctcatccttttctcatcctttttataaatagcccctttgttagaggaagaagggtaggtgtctcctcaaagctgtgtgactatgtgaccagacaccgcacccatgaccagtcaccatgcccacattccttgagcagacatatacaatcacgatcgatgtccattgtccccatttcacactatttctccatatcaggCCGAGGCGGCGGCAGGGGAGCGCCAGGAGCGCGGGGTCCACGAGCAAGCCCCTGCGGCGGAGGCggaggcgggggcgggggggggggtcctgccCGCCGGCCGCctgggcggggggcggcaggggaACCTTCAGCCGCCCGCTGCGTCAGGCTCCCGGTCCGCTGGCGgcgagccggggccgggggcagaggggagggaggaggggaagcaggaggcCGTCCCCCGCCTCCGCCGCAGGGGCTGAGCATCTCCCCCGCAGCCGGGTCCCAACCTCAggtgcccccggcgctgccgcGGCGGCGGCCAGCCGGCCCCCCGCTGCTGCTCGGGAAGGGCCTGCAGGAgcggctccgggcagggccgAGCGGCGCCGGTCGCGGTCACTTGTGCTTCTGTCCCTCTGCCGGGGACCGCGCCGCCTCGGGCTGGCGGGGGTTGTCCCTGCCCGGCCTCGCCCCCGCAGAGAGGGTGCGGGAGGGGACCGGGGGGCACGGCCCGGCtgggggcaggagctgggccgGCCGGGGAGAGGCGAAGAAGGAATCCGAGGGCAGgcgggcagcagctgcctcctgctgcgGGCACAGAGAGCCTGCCCCTGCGGCGAGGGGGGaccagccccgcagcccgcaGCAGCCGGGTGCCAGCGTGCACAGCAGGGTCCCCGTGTCACCCGCGGGGTCCGTGTGTCACCCACAGCGTGGGGCGGCCCCCGGTGCACGAGGGAGCGACGCGACGTGTCCGGGAGGCCGCGTCTTGCGAGGAAGAGCTGTGAGACACCCGGGGGTTACCGTAGGTGGTGGGGGCAGCCAAGCGACCGGCGTTctgcgggagggagggaggagagaggggtAAAGAAGCGTCTGAACTGTCACGTT
This window contains:
- the LOC114010602 gene encoding translation initiation factor IF-2-like isoform X1; its protein translation is MPTFLEQTYTITIDVHCPHFTLFLHIRPRRRQGSARSAGSTSKPLRRRRRRGRGGGSCPPAAWAGGGRGTFSRPLRQAPGPLAASRGRGQRGGRRGSRRPSPASAAGAEHLPRSRVPTSGAPGAAAAAASRPPAAAREGPAGAAPGRAERRRSRSLVLLSLCRGPRRLGLAGVVPARPRPRREGAGGDRGARPGWGQELGRPGRGEEGIRGQAGSSCLLLRAQRACPCGEGGPAPQPAAAGCQRAQQGPRVTRGVRVSPTAWGGPRCTRERRDVSGRPRLARKSCETPGGYRRWWGQPSDRRSAGGREERGVKKRLNCHVFTAVPKTRAVLSILFFCPAPSSLLPLSLILLLPFYCLCYCPTPSPSPLFFILSVLQPRAGFPFTSLSLSVSISFKVFSPPTPACLPPVSLVCSLSFFSSLHLYVLLRVQGDIWRQGAPQEGLCPNR
- the LOC114010602 gene encoding translation initiation factor IF-2-like isoform X2; translated protein: MPTFLEQTYTITIDVHCPHFTLFLHIRPRRRQGSARSAGSTSKPLRRRRRRGRGGGSCPPAAWAGGGRGTFSRPLRQAPGPLAASRGRGQRGGRRGSRRPSPASAAGAEHLPRSRVPTSGAPGAAAAAASRPPAAAREGPAGAAPGRAERRRSRSLVLLSLCRGPRRLGLAGVVPARPRPRREGAGGDRGARPGWGQELGRPGRGEEGIRGQAGSSCLLLRAQRACPCGEGGPAPQPAAAGCQRAQQGPRVTRGVRVSPTAWGGPRCTRERRDVSGRPRLARKSCETPGGYRRWWGQPSDRRSAGGREERGVKKRLNCHVFTAVPKTRAVVTL